A single Candoia aspera isolate rCanAsp1 chromosome 7, rCanAsp1.hap2, whole genome shotgun sequence DNA region contains:
- the FBXO7 gene encoding F-box only protein 7: MKLRVRLQRQTAPLELPEAEPRLGDLRAHLGQTLLPAWGYSSDIKYAITLNNKDSLTGDEETLASFGIVSGDLICLILEDAEAELRVFPTHTSSLHPQQNNHEPSTSAICHNQSKILESERHHGHPSDHKVQDNIQLSDITAESSQAFASEAESDDFDLQEAAGSYPSEPMLCSEATDGQVPHSLQTLYHSAECTSANDALIVLIHLIMMETGYIPQGTESKATQMPDQWRNRGVYKLQYAHPLCENGFAALTCVPLGDLIVINAMLKIDIDIKSVKRLQLLPAAFICFEDSGNVAGMYKDLQKLSCLFKDRLVYPLLAAARQALNLPDVFGLVVLPLELKLRIFRLLDFRSLISLSAVCRDLYAASSDQLLWRFIYLRDFRDPVARSRDTDWKELYKKKLKQKKDALKWRHMMFLPPPPLPMPFHPSPLYPNPFSPNPLYPPVIIGGEFDERPALPSIGDPISSLFPGPAELPSQYLPLAPHLDPFPTLPYFDPFVSFQEPNPTLPGRASRSRPIDSRRAFI; encoded by the exons ATGAAACTCCGCGTACGGCTGCAGAGGCAGACGGCTCCGCTGGAGTTGCCAGAGGCGGAGCCACGGCTGGGGGATTTGCGTGCGCACCTTGGCCAAACCCTCTTGCCCGCTTGGGGTTACAG TTCTGACATCAAGTATGCAATAACATTGAACAACAAAGACTCCCTTACTGGAGATGAGGAAACCCTAGCATCATTTGGGATAGTTTCAGGAGACTTGATATGTTTGATATTGGAAGATGCTGAGGCAGAATTAAGAGTATTTCCAACTCACACTTCATCCCTGCATCCACAACAGAATAATCATGAACCATCCACTTCAGCCATATGTCACAACCAATCCAAAATCCTAGAAAGTGAAAGACATCATGGACATCCATCAGACCATAAAGTTCAAGATAATATTCAGTTGAGTGACATTACG GCAGAATCCAGCCAAGCATTTGCTTCAGAGGCTGAATCTGATGACTTTGATCTCCAAGAAGCTGCAGGTTCTTATCCTTCAGAGCCAATGCTTTGCTCTGAAGCTACAGATGGGCAAGTACCACACTCCCTTCAGACCCTGTACCATTCTGCAGAATGTACCAGTGCCAATGATGCCTTGATAGTTTTGATCCATCTTATAATGATGGAGACAGGATATATACCTCAA GGAACAGAGTCAAAGGCAACACAAATGCCTGACCAATGGCGGAACAGAGGTGTTTATAAGCTACAGTATGCCCACCCTCTCTGTGAAAATGGCTTTGCTGCCCTTACTTGTGTGCCTTTGGGGGACCTTATTGTTATCAATG cAATGTTGAAGATTGACATTGACATCAAAAGTGTGAAGAGACTGCAGCTTCTGCCAGCTGCTTTTATCTGTTTTGAAGACTCAG GAAATGTTGCAGGCATGTATAAGGACCTTCAGAAGCTCTCTTGTCTCTTTAAAGATCGACTGGTATACCCTCTTCTGGCTGCTGCTCGGCAAG CATTGAATCTACCAGATGTGTTTGGCTTGGTGGTTCTTCCATTGGAGCTGAAACTCCGGATCTTCCGGCTCTTGGACTTTCGCTCATTAATTTCTTTATCTGCTGTTTGCCGTGATCTTTATGCTGCTTCAAGTGATCAGTTATTGTGGAGATTCATATACTTGCGAGATTTTAGAG ATCCTGTTGCCAGATCTCGAGACACAGATTGGAAAGAA CTGTACAAGAAAAaattgaaacagaagaaagaCGCACTAAAGTGGAGGCACATGATGTTtctgccccctcctcccctccccatgcCATTTCATCCCAGTCCACTGTATCCCAACCCCTTTTCTCCTAATCCCCTTTATCCCCCTGTTATCATTGGTGGTGAATTTGATGAAAGGCCAGCACTCCCCTCCATTGGTGATCCGATAAGCTCCCTCTTTCCTGGCCCTGCTGAGCTTCCAAGTCAGTATCTTCCTCTTGCCCCACACTTAGATCCATTCCCTACTTTGCCATATTTTGATCCATTTGTGTCATTTCAAGAACCCAATCCAACCCTTCCAGGAAGAGCCAGTCGGAGCCGCCCAATTGATAGTCGCCGTGCATTCATATGA